AGTTAGCTCCTAGGAACGCATACCTGAGATGGGTGGGCACTGGAttcaactccagctttggtggttcttctatggatggcttggctggaggagctTCTCTATTTTCTAAGTGCAGGGGCTCGAATTCAAGTGTTCTCTCCCAAAGCCCTCTACCCTCTAGAGTCAGCACCCATTCTGCCAATTCTTCTGCAGCAAGAAAATCTTCAATAGTCAATGTCTCATCATCCTCTTCCACGATTTcatccacggcatcaataagagaacaattggcgaattcacttggtcgcctcatataTTTCTGCAcgttgaatgttatctcctcatcgttcaacCTCATATTGAGCTACCCAGTTTCATAATCAATGAGGGCTCGCCCTATGGCAaagaacggccttcccaaaattatgggattTTCTTCATCCACTCTACAATCCAGAATCACAAAATCtgtagggaacacaaatttccctacctgtaTCAACACGTCATCCAAAATACCTGAGGGTCTTTTCACAGTTTTATCAGtcagctgcaacaacatagacgtgggtctagctcttccaatccccaacctcttatagatcgCCAGGGGTATAAGATTTATGTTATCCCCCAAATCACAGAGTGCCTTGGCAAAGGCAAAGTTACCAATGGTGcagggaattgtgaaactccctggaTCAAAGACCTTCTCAGCAACTGGTCTAGTCACCATAGTACTGCAAGTCTGAGTTAGAGTCACTGTGGCCAAATCTTGGAAGTCaaattttcgggacatcaagtccttcatcatttttgcataaccaggcatctccttcaaagcatcaatcaatggaatatttacctgaaTTTCTTTcaacatctccaagaatttcttgtattattcCTCTTTCTGGTATTTGGCCAGCCTCTGTGGGAATGGTGTTGGAGGTCTCTTCTTCCAAGTGATTTGGATTTTCTCTTTGTCAGACACCACCTCAACTATCGGTTCCTGGGTTGTCTCATCTTCTTTTCAGCCTCCATCTATATGTTGGTTTCTTCCTCGGCAGGCTGTactgtcacctctgtcagtttTGTTGAATCATCTAGCTCAATGAGCACTGGTACAAGTGTCTCAGCTTGTCTGCTTTCTCGAGCCCTTTTTTGCTCCAAGTCTAGATCTCTATCATTAcgtagactcactgccatcagctgcttcaggttttgatcttttggatttacctCAGTGTCTGTAGGTAATGTCCCATAAGGACGATTATTCAAACACATTGAGATCTCGCCCatttgcacttcaatattctttatgGCTGACTCTTATGTATCTACTCTTTCACTCATTTTCgcatttgacccaataacctgctgcatcattgcctcgaGTCTAGCAAACCTATCTTCATGTCTCCCACCATGTTGCTGCTGAGGAGGATAACAACCCTACTGCTGATTTTGGTTGTTGTATCTTTGTGGCCTTTGGTAGGGCACCACATTATTGTGAGGTCGCATGGCTCCCATATTTCCATTGTTGTGTTGTGGCTGGACTGGCCTGtatggctgattctgttggtcccaattctgaccaccctgtctctgacccccataattagacacataattcatgtcttcatggtaatgatgatgatcactttctgcattccattggctaccaattggctgactaatgcaagatgtgcataagGCCCCATTGGTTGTATCTACAATGTGCACATGTTGCTTCTACCccgactcttccacctttttggtgagtatactcatttGTGTCAttaaggtggc
This sequence is a window from Nicotiana sylvestris chromosome 3, ASM39365v2, whole genome shotgun sequence. Protein-coding genes within it:
- the LOC138887100 gene encoding uncharacterized protein, with the translated sequence MLKEIQVNIPLIDALKEMPGYAKMMKDLMSRKFDFQDLATVTLTQTCSTMVTRPVAEKVFDPGSFTIPCTIGNFAFAKALCDLGDNINLIPLAIYKRLGIGRARPTSMLLQLTDKTVKRPSGILDDVLIQVGKFVFPTDFVILDCRVDEENPIILGRPFFAIGRALIDYETG